A window from Triticum aestivum cultivar Chinese Spring chromosome 6D, IWGSC CS RefSeq v2.1, whole genome shotgun sequence encodes these proteins:
- the LOC123142490 gene encoding uncharacterized protein — protein sequence MQMVSTGRTAVNINGEIGPYFPTFCGVCQGDPFSPFLLNMVVDGLAAILDKAKAAGHIKGIVPHLVGGNGISLLQYANDTIIMVEGYASDITNLKFLLLCFQQMSSLGINFNKSTVMVLGYSDDERQSIADRLNCTLGSFPTTYLGIPISDSRLTVVELRPTMARTVLINSSLSSLLLFIMSFYSLPETLHHEIARVQGRFFWADEGDKQKYHMVRWTEICKPRDQGGLGIMSSKRMNISLLTRWLWRITNGECGLWLRIIQQKYLRGQPLAFCQRSGGSQFWQSIIQLLPVLRIGTSIAVGSGTATLFWFDRWARDAPFAARFPDLFTIAVDPRISVAVALIDLGKLAFRRPFGPAENAAWHDLLDCIALHEPELDVGDDRTRWRLEPSGLLSTKSLYQAIAPSPGTEALTTIWEIRLPLKIRIFLWQWIRGRLPSGVEVLKRNGPGDGHCKEDSNHIFFTRVSAQFLWSCFREIVGGNWDHNNFPALFAELQALPPSSRHIRWLTIGVLAWTLWTVRNKLVIQSLAAA from the exons ATGCAAATGGTCTCCACGGGCCGGACTGCGGTGAACATTAACGGCGAGATTGGCCCATACTTCCCCACCTTCTGTGGGGTGTGTCAGGGCGATCCCTTCTCCCCGTTCCTCCTCAACATGGTGGTTGATGGCCTGGCAGCCATCTTAGATAAGGCCAAGGCTGCAGGCCATATCAAGGGCATAGTCCCGCATCTAGTAGGAGGGAACGGGATTTCCCTCCTCCAATATGCGAATGACACCATTATCATGGTGGAAGGATATGCGAGCGACATCACGAACTTGAAGTTCCTCCTGCTCTGCTTTCAGCAGATGTCTAGCCTCGGGATTAACTTCAATAAGAGTACAGTGATGGTTTTGGGCTACTCCGATGATGAACGGCAGAGCATCGCGGACCGTCTTAACTGTACACTTGGGAGCTTCCCCACGACCTATTTGGGGATACCCATTAGTGACTCGAGGCTCACGGTGGTCGAGCTGCGCCCCACGATGG CCCGGACTGTGCTCATTAACTCGTCCCTATCCAGCCTGCTCTTATTCattatgagcttctacagcctgccTGAGACTCTGCACCATGAGATTGCTAGAGTTCAGGGGCGCTTCTTCTGGGCTGACGAGGGCGACAAACAGAAGTACCACATGGTTCGGTGGACTGAGATCTGTAAGCCTCGCGATCAGGGCGGTCTCGGGATCATGTCCTCCAAACGCATGAACATTTCACTCCTGACTAGGTGGCTTTGGCGGATTACGAACGGTGAGTGTGGCTTATGGCTCCGCATCATCCAGCAGAAATACCTCCGTGGCCAGCCGCTCGCCTTTTGTCAGCGGTCCGGTggctcccagttctggcaatcCATCATACAGCTCCTCCCAGTCCTCCGCATTGGGACCTCGATTGCGGTTGGATCTGGCACCGCCACGCTGTTTTGGTTCGATCGCTGGGCTAGGGACGCCCCCTTCGCGGCTCGTTTTCCTGACCTGTTCACCATCGCGGTAGACCCGCGAATTTCTGTCGCGGtagcccttattgacttagggaaACTCGCGTTCCGGCGACCGTTTGGACCGGCTGAGAATGCTGCTTGGCATGACTTGCTCGACTGCATCGCGCTGCACGAGCCTGAGCTAGATGTGGGAGATGATCGCACCAGGTGGCGTCTAGAGCCATCTGGTCTATTATCCACTAAATCACTCTACCAGGCTATCGCCCCCTCTCCGGGAACCGAGGCTCTTACCACCATCTGGGAGATCCGGCTCCCCTTGAAAATTAGGATTTTCttgtggcaatggatccgcggcCGCCTTCCGTCCGGTGTGGAGGTCCTGAAACGCAACGGCCCTGGCGATGGGCATTGCAAAGAGGATTCAAACCATATTTTCTTCACCCGTGTGTCCGCGCAGTTCCTATGGAGCTGTTTCCGTGAAATTGTGGGTGGAAACTGGGATCACAACAACTTTCCCGCTCTCTTCGCCGAACTCCAGGCATTACCGCCCtcgtctcgccacattaggtggttgACCATCGGCGTGCTTGCCTGGACGCTGTGGACTGTTAGGAATAAGCTTGTGATTCAGT